In the genome of Pseudomonas putida, one region contains:
- a CDS encoding ankyrin repeat domain-containing protein — translation MSDQQPTAMTDEETAAFAEEVFERARRGDAPMLERLLQSGLPANLRNHKGDTLLMLASYHGHLEAVRVLLAQGADPLIANDNGQLPIAGAAFKGDLAMIRLLIEHGVPVDAAAEDGRTALMLAAMFNRSEILEFLLAQGADPARKDARGATALAAAQTMGAADTAARLQALAG, via the coding sequence ATGTCCGACCAACAGCCCACCGCCATGACCGATGAAGAGACCGCAGCGTTTGCCGAAGAAGTCTTCGAGCGTGCCCGGCGGGGGGATGCGCCCATGCTTGAGCGTCTGCTGCAGAGCGGCCTGCCGGCCAACCTGCGCAACCACAAGGGCGACACCTTGCTGATGTTGGCCAGCTACCATGGCCACCTTGAGGCGGTGCGGGTGCTGCTGGCTCAGGGTGCCGACCCGCTAATCGCCAACGACAACGGGCAACTGCCTATCGCAGGCGCGGCGTTCAAGGGAGACCTGGCGATGATCCGCCTGCTAATCGAACACGGCGTACCGGTGGATGCTGCCGCCGAGGACGGTCGTACCGCATTGATGCTGGCGGCGATGTTCAACCGTAGCGAGATCCTCGAATTCCTGCTGGCCCAAGGCGCCGACCCTGCGCGGAAGGATGCCCGGGGCGCCACCGCCTTGGCCGCCGCCCAGACCATGGGCGCGGCGGACACCGCTGCGCGTCTGCAGGCGCTGGCCGGCTAA
- a CDS encoding ZIP family metal transporter codes for MPPAHATESPAPVSLLNAWRQQAATTPWLSAGLALSLLVVLSLLAASLWNAINGDHADNLHLALLGGLSGFGTTALGAVLAVVLRDVSTRSQDVMLGFAAGMMLAASSFSLILPGLDAAREITGNGPAAAFTVVLGMGLGVLLMLGLDRFTPHEHESTGPCGPEAERINRVWLFVLAITLHNLPEGMAIGVSFANGDMNIGLPLTSAIAIQDIPEGLAVALALRATGLSNLKAALVAIGSGLMEPLGAVIGLGISTGFALAYPVSMGLAAGAMIFVVSHEVIPETHRNGHQTSATLGLMGGFAVMMFLDTALG; via the coding sequence ATGCCCCCTGCCCACGCCACTGAAAGCCCTGCTCCCGTCTCGCTGCTCAACGCTTGGCGACAACAGGCCGCGACCACTCCCTGGCTCAGCGCCGGCCTGGCCCTCAGCCTACTGGTGGTGCTCAGCCTGCTCGCGGCCAGCCTGTGGAACGCGATTAATGGCGACCATGCCGACAACCTGCACCTGGCACTGCTCGGTGGTCTATCGGGGTTCGGCACCACGGCTCTGGGCGCCGTGCTGGCGGTGGTGCTGCGCGATGTCAGCACGCGCAGTCAGGACGTGATGCTCGGCTTTGCCGCCGGCATGATGCTCGCAGCGAGCTCCTTCTCGTTGATTCTGCCAGGCCTGGACGCTGCCCGGGAGATCACCGGCAATGGCCCGGCTGCAGCCTTCACCGTGGTATTAGGGATGGGATTGGGTGTGCTGTTGATGCTCGGCCTCGATCGCTTCACCCCGCACGAGCACGAAAGCACCGGGCCTTGTGGCCCAGAGGCAGAGCGCATCAACCGGGTGTGGCTGTTCGTACTGGCGATCACCCTGCACAACCTGCCCGAAGGCATGGCCATCGGTGTGAGCTTCGCCAACGGCGACATGAACATCGGCCTGCCGCTGACCAGCGCGATCGCCATCCAGGACATCCCCGAAGGCCTGGCGGTGGCACTGGCCCTGCGTGCGACAGGGCTGTCGAACCTGAAGGCGGCGCTGGTGGCGATCGGCTCCGGCCTGATGGAGCCGCTGGGTGCGGTGATCGGCCTGGGCATCTCCACCGGCTTCGCCCTGGCCTACCCGGTGAGCATGGGGTTGGCGGCAGGTGCCATGATCTTCGTGGTGTCCCACGAAGTGATTCCCGAAACCCACCGCAATGGGCACCAGACCTCGGCAACCCTGGGCCTGATGGGTGGGTTCGCGGTGATGATGTTCCTCGATACCGCGTTGGGCTGA
- a CDS encoding LTA synthase family protein, whose translation MANTDALKQRAVPASFAPTLKSHLAYTLLSGLVIMLMLSLVRLALLIYNSDMIGDTPSSTVAEGFLNGLRFDLRVVVYLSIPLLLALLSPWAMARRGLFRLWLTLASSVVMFLGLMEMDFYREFHQRLNGLVFQYIKEDPKTVLSMLWYGFPVVRYLLAWLFGTWLLSLLFKGIDRLTRGDGVSQGSAPRRVAPWYHRLAVFMVVLLVAVAAARGTLRQGPPMRWGDAFTTDSNFVNQLGLNGTLTLIDAAHSRFGEDRANIWKPTVEQDAATQAVRDLLLTPNDTLVDADEAAVRRDFVPPADRTLAVKNVVVILMESFAGHSVGALGSPNNITPYFDKLAKEGLLFDRFFSNGTHTHQGMFATMACFPNLPGFEYLMQTPEGGHKLSGLPALLSARKYDDVYVYNGDFAWDNQSGFFGNQGMTTFIGRNDFVNPVFSDPTWGVSDQDMFDRGNEELAKHDGKKPIYALLQTLSNHTPYALPKDLPVEKVTGLGRLDEHLTAMRYSDWALGQFFEKARKEPYFKDTLFVIVGDHGFGNQQQVTELDLGRFNVPLLLIAPGIQEKFGAVNHTVGTQVDIVPTIMGRLGGQTRHQCWGRDLLNLPEGDPGVGIIKPSGSEQIVGLVKGDRILIESKDMSPRLYRYQLGREFKAELIESPDQPELLKSLESYIQTATKSLMDNTAGVVHGTPKD comes from the coding sequence ATGGCTAACACGGATGCCTTGAAGCAACGGGCCGTGCCGGCTTCGTTCGCGCCGACCCTCAAATCGCACCTGGCCTACACGCTGCTCAGCGGCCTGGTGATCATGCTGATGCTGAGCCTGGTTCGCCTGGCGTTGCTGATCTACAACAGCGACATGATCGGCGATACGCCGTCCTCCACTGTGGCCGAAGGTTTCCTCAACGGCCTGCGCTTCGACCTGCGGGTGGTGGTGTACCTGAGCATTCCGCTGCTGCTGGCGCTGCTCAGTCCCTGGGCGATGGCCCGTCGCGGGCTCTTCCGCCTGTGGCTGACCCTGGCTTCCAGCGTGGTGATGTTCCTTGGCCTGATGGAAATGGACTTCTACCGCGAGTTCCACCAGCGTCTGAACGGCCTGGTGTTCCAGTACATCAAGGAAGACCCCAAGACCGTCCTGAGCATGCTGTGGTACGGCTTCCCGGTCGTGCGCTACCTGCTGGCCTGGCTGTTCGGCACCTGGCTGCTGAGCCTGCTGTTCAAGGGTATCGACCGCCTGACCCGAGGTGACGGTGTCTCCCAAGGCTCGGCGCCACGTCGTGTCGCCCCTTGGTACCACCGCCTGGCGGTGTTCATGGTGGTCCTGCTGGTGGCGGTGGCCGCTGCCCGTGGCACCCTGCGCCAGGGCCCTCCGATGCGTTGGGGTGATGCCTTCACCACCGACTCGAACTTCGTCAACCAGCTTGGCCTGAACGGCACCCTGACCCTGATCGACGCGGCCCATAGCCGCTTCGGCGAGGACCGTGCCAATATCTGGAAGCCCACCGTCGAGCAGGACGCGGCCACCCAGGCTGTGCGTGACCTGCTGCTGACCCCCAACGACACCTTGGTCGATGCCGATGAAGCTGCCGTGCGTCGCGACTTCGTGCCGCCAGCCGACCGCACCCTGGCCGTCAAGAACGTCGTGGTGATCCTCATGGAGAGCTTCGCCGGTCACTCGGTGGGCGCTCTGGGCAGCCCTAACAACATCACGCCGTACTTCGACAAATTGGCCAAGGAGGGTCTGCTGTTCGACCGCTTCTTCTCCAATGGCACTCACACCCACCAGGGCATGTTCGCCACCATGGCCTGCTTCCCGAACCTGCCGGGCTTCGAGTACCTGATGCAGACCCCGGAGGGTGGTCACAAACTGTCTGGCCTGCCGGCATTGCTCAGCGCGCGTAAATACGACGACGTCTACGTCTACAACGGTGACTTCGCCTGGGACAACCAGTCCGGTTTCTTCGGCAACCAGGGCATGACCACCTTCATCGGCCGTAACGACTTCGTCAATCCTGTGTTCTCCGACCCGACCTGGGGCGTGTCCGACCAGGATATGTTCGACCGTGGCAATGAAGAGCTGGCCAAGCACGACGGCAAGAAGCCGATCTACGCGCTGCTGCAGACGCTCTCCAACCACACGCCATATGCACTGCCCAAGGACCTGCCGGTCGAGAAGGTCACAGGCCTTGGCCGTCTGGATGAGCACCTCACGGCCATGCGCTACTCCGACTGGGCCCTGGGCCAGTTCTTCGAGAAGGCACGTAAGGAGCCTTACTTCAAGGACACCCTGTTCGTCATCGTCGGCGACCATGGCTTCGGCAACCAGCAGCAGGTCACCGAGCTGGACCTGGGCCGTTTCAACGTGCCGCTGTTGCTGATCGCCCCGGGCATCCAGGAGAAGTTCGGCGCGGTCAACCACACTGTGGGTACCCAGGTCGACATCGTGCCGACCATCATGGGCCGCCTGGGTGGCCAGACCCGTCACCAGTGCTGGGGCCGCGACCTGCTCAACCTGCCTGAGGGCGACCCGGGCGTGGGCATCATCAAGCCGTCGGGCAGCGAGCAGATCGTCGGCCTGGTCAAGGGGGATCGCATTCTCATCGAGTCCAAGGACATGAGCCCGCGCCTGTACCGCTACCAGCTGGGTCGCGAGTTCAAGGCCGAGCTGATCGAGAGCCCCGACCAGCCTGAGCTGTTGAAGAGCCTCGAGTCCTACATCCAGACGGCGACCAAGAGCCTGATGGACAACACCGCCGGTGTCGTCCACGGCACACCCAAGGACTGA
- a CDS encoding DUF3509 domain-containing protein, translated as MDLIQEKFASVFCAYQVQTQPRPDGGIQLTLRAADGKVTRRALTYAQLHSAEQLSWAISAIRRDLAEQASELPVISMLQSQQRFALPTYR; from the coding sequence ATGGACCTCATCCAGGAAAAGTTCGCCTCGGTATTCTGCGCCTATCAAGTCCAAACCCAGCCCCGCCCCGACGGCGGTATCCAGCTGACCCTGCGGGCAGCCGATGGCAAGGTGACTCGCCGTGCCTTGACCTACGCACAGTTGCACAGCGCCGAGCAATTGTCCTGGGCGATCAGCGCCATCCGCCGTGATCTGGCCGAGCAGGCCAGCGAACTGCCGGTGATCTCCATGTTGCAAAGCCAGCAGCGTTTCGCCCTGCCGACCTATCGCTGA
- a CDS encoding alpha/beta hydrolase — translation MMLRLAALLLLLCTGLAQAAAPTVLQRPIDLDTGQGVLHGSLLLPQQATPPPVVLIIAGSGPTDRDGNNPASGRLDNLKRLALLLAGEHIASVRFDKRGVAASQPATPDERDLSVERYVADAVAWGRKLRADPRFGPLILLGHSEGALIATLAAEQAGASAVITVAGSGRPVADVLREQLAQRLPPAELARGNTVIDRLQAGQTTLDVPAPLRDVFRPSVQPYLISLLRQDPAAAFARLQMPALIIQGRNDVQVEVADAERLKAAKPDAQLALIDGMNHMLRISPRDMSQQRDSYRNPGLPLARELGARIVAFIRQLPQA, via the coding sequence ATGATGTTGCGCCTCGCCGCCCTGCTCCTGCTGCTGTGCACAGGCCTCGCCCAGGCCGCCGCCCCGACCGTCCTGCAACGCCCCATCGACCTGGACACCGGCCAGGGCGTGCTCCATGGCAGCCTGCTGCTGCCCCAACAGGCCACACCACCGCCGGTGGTGCTGATCATCGCCGGCTCCGGCCCCACCGACCGCGACGGCAACAACCCCGCCAGCGGTCGCCTGGACAACCTCAAGCGCCTGGCCTTGCTGCTGGCCGGCGAGCACATCGCCAGCGTGCGCTTCGACAAACGTGGCGTGGCCGCCAGCCAGCCGGCCACGCCCGATGAGCGGGACCTGAGCGTCGAACGCTATGTGGCCGATGCGGTGGCCTGGGGCCGCAAGCTCAGGGCCGACCCACGCTTCGGTCCATTGATCCTGCTCGGCCATAGCGAAGGCGCGCTGATCGCGACCCTGGCCGCTGAACAGGCCGGCGCCAGCGCGGTGATCACCGTGGCCGGCAGTGGTCGCCCCGTGGCCGACGTGCTACGCGAACAATTGGCCCAGCGCCTGCCGCCGGCGGAACTGGCGCGCGGCAACACGGTGATCGACCGCCTGCAGGCCGGGCAGACCACACTCGATGTACCCGCGCCGCTACGCGATGTGTTTCGCCCGAGCGTACAGCCCTACCTGATTTCGCTGCTGCGCCAGGACCCGGCGGCAGCGTTCGCTCGTCTGCAGATGCCCGCTTTGATCATCCAGGGCCGCAACGATGTGCAGGTGGAGGTCGCCGATGCCGAGCGCCTCAAGGCCGCCAAGCCCGACGCGCAACTGGCGCTGATCGATGGCATGAATCACATGCTGCGCATCAGCCCACGGGACATGAGCCAGCAACGCGACAGCTACCGCAACCCGGGCCTGCCATTGGCCCGTGAGCTGGGGGCGCGGATCGTGGCGTTCATCCGTCAGTTGCCGCAGGCGTAG
- a CDS encoding ribonuclease E inhibitor RraB — MSSQNDDISSNVLRQMKAGGFDFTRIHPIEFYAVFPDEAGARRAAGQFRGESLNAQVRELDDGAWHLELSKIMYATYRGIGAFEEAFEQVVSPFGGEVEGWGVKQERPVA; from the coding sequence ATGAGCAGCCAGAACGACGATATCAGCAGCAATGTCCTTCGCCAGATGAAAGCTGGCGGTTTCGACTTCACCCGAATCCATCCTATCGAGTTCTATGCGGTGTTCCCCGACGAGGCCGGTGCGCGACGTGCGGCCGGGCAGTTTCGCGGTGAATCCCTCAATGCCCAGGTACGCGAGCTGGACGATGGCGCGTGGCACCTGGAATTGAGCAAAATCATGTATGCCACCTACCGAGGGATCGGCGCCTTCGAGGAAGCCTTCGAGCAGGTCGTCTCGCCGTTTGGCGGCGAGGTCGAGGGCTGGGGCGTGAAGCAGGAGCGGCCAGTCGCCTGA
- the prmB gene encoding 50S ribosomal protein L3 N(5)-glutamine methyltransferase, with protein MITSRLRTLRDHIRWAVSRFHEHDLFFGHGADNAWDEARLLVLGAVHLPWEVADSYLDCQLEDDERVRLQHLLKRRIEERVPTAYLLGEAWFCGMSFVVDERVLVPRSPIGELIEKRFEPWLAAAPARILDLCTGSGCIGIVAADVFPEAEVVLADLSFDALEVANHNIERHGLEERVYTVQGDGFAGLPGQRFDLILSNPPYVDAEDFADMPAEYHHEPELGLACGNDGLDLVRRMLAEAADHLNEKGLLIVEVGNSQVHVQALYPEVDFAWLEFERGGHGVFMLTAEQCRQHQELFRSRV; from the coding sequence GTGATCACATCCCGCCTGCGCACCCTGCGCGACCATATCCGCTGGGCGGTCAGCCGCTTCCATGAGCACGACCTGTTCTTCGGCCACGGTGCCGACAACGCCTGGGACGAAGCCCGCCTGCTGGTGCTGGGCGCCGTGCACTTGCCGTGGGAAGTGGCCGACAGCTACCTGGACTGCCAGCTGGAAGATGACGAACGCGTGCGCCTGCAGCACCTGCTCAAGCGCCGAATCGAAGAGCGGGTACCCACCGCCTATCTGCTGGGCGAGGCGTGGTTCTGCGGCATGTCGTTCGTGGTCGACGAGCGTGTGCTGGTGCCGCGCTCGCCCATCGGCGAGTTGATCGAAAAGCGCTTCGAACCGTGGCTGGCCGCGGCGCCTGCGCGCATCCTGGACCTGTGCACCGGCTCCGGTTGCATCGGCATCGTCGCCGCTGACGTGTTCCCCGAGGCCGAAGTGGTGCTGGCCGACCTGTCCTTCGATGCGCTGGAAGTGGCCAACCACAACATCGAGCGCCACGGCCTGGAGGAGCGTGTATACACCGTTCAGGGTGATGGCTTCGCCGGTCTGCCGGGGCAGCGCTTCGACCTGATCCTGTCCAACCCGCCGTATGTCGATGCCGAAGACTTCGCCGACATGCCGGCTGAATACCACCACGAACCCGAGCTGGGCCTGGCCTGTGGCAACGATGGCCTGGATCTGGTGCGACGCATGCTCGCCGAGGCGGCTGACCACCTGAACGAGAAAGGGCTACTGATCGTCGAGGTGGGTAACAGCCAGGTGCATGTCCAGGCGTTGTACCCAGAGGTGGACTTCGCTTGGCTGGAGTTCGAGCGGGGCGGGCATGGCGTGTTCATGCTGACCGCCGAGCAGTGCCGCCAGCATCAGGAGCTGTTCCGCTCCCGCGTCTGA
- a CDS encoding PLDc N-terminal domain-containing protein: protein MGSTFNSLVGLIILALDIWAILHVLKSGAEVGIKVLWILLIVLLPVLGLIIWAIAGPRGDLKL, encoded by the coding sequence ATGGGTTCCACCTTCAACAGCCTGGTTGGGCTGATCATCCTCGCCCTGGACATCTGGGCGATTCTTCATGTGCTCAAGAGCGGTGCCGAGGTGGGCATCAAGGTGCTCTGGATCTTGTTGATCGTCCTGTTGCCGGTGCTCGGGCTGATCATCTGGGCCATTGCCGGCCCCAGGGGTGACCTTAAGTTGTGA
- a CDS encoding cytochrome c: protein MRRCLALLTLLFCLPLSATQLHLELGNTTRQWQSEALLAHPQAQNISIEQDVSYKRPMHYRAVPLSALLEGVGADDHLQAVALDGFAAEMPAAPLLQAGPARAWLAVEDPAKPWPTLGNGKPSAGPFYLVWTNPKASGIRPEQWPFQITTIRRLPPVQARFPALLPDPKLSANDPVRRGFALFQQNCLACHRLNGAGDAQFGPDLNVPHNPTEYFQPGFLRRYIRDPQSLRQWPQAKMPGFAENVLSEQELDELIAYLAHMAKRKP from the coding sequence ATGCGCCGTTGCCTCGCCCTACTGACCCTGCTGTTCTGCCTGCCGCTGTCGGCGACGCAATTGCACCTGGAACTGGGCAATACCACACGCCAGTGGCAAAGCGAGGCCTTGCTGGCTCATCCACAGGCCCAGAACATCAGCATCGAGCAGGATGTCTCCTACAAACGTCCCATGCACTATCGCGCGGTGCCCTTGAGCGCGCTGCTCGAAGGCGTGGGGGCCGACGATCACCTGCAAGCCGTCGCGCTGGATGGCTTCGCCGCCGAAATGCCTGCAGCGCCCTTGCTCCAAGCCGGCCCTGCGCGGGCATGGCTGGCGGTGGAAGACCCCGCCAAACCGTGGCCCACCCTGGGCAATGGCAAGCCGAGCGCCGGGCCGTTCTATCTGGTTTGGACCAACCCTAAGGCCAGTGGCATCCGCCCGGAGCAATGGCCGTTCCAGATCACCACGATTCGCCGCCTGCCGCCGGTGCAAGCGCGCTTCCCTGCCCTGCTGCCTGACCCCAAGCTCTCAGCGAATGACCCGGTGCGCCGAGGCTTTGCCCTGTTCCAGCAGAACTGCCTGGCGTGCCACCGCCTCAATGGTGCAGGCGATGCTCAGTTCGGCCCGGACCTGAACGTACCCCACAACCCCACCGAGTACTTCCAGCCGGGCTTTTTGCGCCGCTACATCCGCGACCCGCAAAGCCTGCGGCAATGGCCTCAGGCAAAGATGCCAGGGTTTGCCGAAAACGTGCTGAGCGAACAGGAGCTCGACGAACTGATCGCCTACCTGGCGCACATGGCCAAGCGCAAGCCTTGA
- the aroC gene encoding chorismate synthase — MSGNTYGKLFTVTTAGESHGPALVAIVDGCPPGLEISLADLQHDLDRRKPGTSRHTTQRQEPDEVEILSGVFEGRTTGCSIGLLIRNTDQKSKDYSAIKDLFRPAHADYTYHHKYGIRDYRGGGRSSARETAMRVAAGAIAKKYLATQGIRVRGYMSQLGPIEIPFKTWDSVEDNAFFSPDPDKVPELEAYMDQLRRDQDSVGAKITVVAEGVMPGLGEPIFDRLDAELAHALMSINAVKGVEIGAGFASVAQRGTEHRDELTPEGFLSNNAGGILGGISSGQPIIAHLALKPTSSITTPGRSIDVDGNPVEVITKGRHDPCVGIRATPIAEAMMAIVLMDHLLRHRAQNADVKVNTPVLGQR, encoded by the coding sequence ATGTCCGGCAATACCTACGGCAAGCTGTTCACTGTCACCACCGCAGGCGAAAGCCACGGCCCGGCGTTGGTCGCCATTGTCGATGGGTGCCCACCGGGCTTGGAAATTTCCCTGGCCGACCTGCAGCACGACCTCGACCGCCGCAAACCGGGCACCAGCCGGCACACCACCCAGCGCCAGGAGCCGGATGAGGTCGAAATTCTCTCGGGTGTGTTCGAAGGCCGTACCACCGGCTGCTCCATCGGTTTGTTGATCCGCAACACCGACCAGAAGTCCAAGGACTACTCGGCGATCAAGGACCTGTTCCGCCCGGCCCACGCCGACTACACCTACCACCACAAGTACGGCATCCGCGACTACCGCGGTGGTGGCCGCAGCTCGGCCCGCGAGACCGCCATGCGCGTGGCCGCCGGTGCCATCGCCAAGAAATACCTGGCCACCCAAGGCATCCGCGTGCGTGGCTACATGAGCCAGCTGGGCCCGATCGAGATCCCGTTCAAGACCTGGGACTCGGTCGAGGACAACGCCTTCTTCAGCCCCGACCCGGACAAAGTCCCGGAGCTGGAGGCCTACATGGACCAATTGCGCCGTGACCAGGACTCGGTCGGCGCGAAGATCACCGTGGTCGCCGAGGGCGTGATGCCTGGCCTGGGCGAGCCGATCTTCGACCGCCTGGACGCCGAACTTGCCCATGCCCTGATGAGCATCAACGCCGTCAAGGGCGTGGAAATCGGCGCCGGGTTCGCCAGTGTCGCCCAGCGTGGCACCGAGCATCGCGATGAACTGACCCCTGAGGGCTTCCTGAGCAACAACGCAGGCGGCATTCTCGGCGGGATCTCCTCCGGCCAGCCGATCATCGCCCACCTGGCGCTCAAGCCGACCTCAAGCATCACCACCCCGGGCCGCTCCATCGATGTCGACGGCAACCCGGTCGAGGTCATCACCAAAGGCCGTCATGACCCCTGCGTGGGCATCCGTGCCACGCCGATCGCCGAGGCGATGATGGCTATCGTGCTGATGGACCACCTGCTGCGCCATCGTGCGCAGAACGCCGACGTGAAGGTGAATACCCCGGTGCTGGGCCAGCGCTGA
- a CDS encoding cupin domain-containing protein has product MSILSVFHLSSPELPYKVLTHHDDIAATLAEQGVHLEHRTDELRTRPGTAQEQVLAECQGLLDQLMTAHGSVAFGLLNRDGLDPSQADLREEHVHEAAEVFAVISGRAQVSLRLGDYVHAVLCEKGDVLVVPAGLRRWVDLGDNPFCLALRLFGSEAGIQPQFTGDASARQFAGMDEL; this is encoded by the coding sequence ATGAGCATTCTCAGCGTTTTTCATCTCTCCAGCCCCGAGCTGCCGTACAAGGTGCTGACCCACCACGACGATATCGCCGCCACCCTGGCCGAGCAGGGCGTGCACCTGGAGCACCGCACCGACGAGCTGCGCACCCGACCGGGCACGGCCCAGGAGCAGGTGCTGGCCGAATGCCAAGGGCTGTTGGATCAGTTGATGACCGCCCATGGCAGCGTGGCGTTCGGCCTGCTCAACCGCGACGGCCTCGACCCGAGCCAGGCCGATCTTCGCGAGGAGCATGTGCACGAGGCGGCCGAGGTGTTTGCCGTGATCAGCGGACGTGCACAGGTCAGCTTGCGTCTGGGCGACTACGTGCATGCAGTGTTGTGCGAGAAGGGCGATGTGCTGGTGGTGCCGGCAGGCCTGCGCCGTTGGGTGGATCTTGGTGACAACCCGTTCTGCCTGGCATTGCGTCTGTTTGGCAGCGAGGCGGGGATACAGCCGCAGTTTACTGGCGATGCTTCGGCTCGGCAGTTTGCGGGGATGGACGAGCTCTGA
- a CDS encoding amidotransferase — translation MSLRICILETDVLRPELTAQYQGYGRMFEQLFSRQPIAAQFRVYNVMNGEYPPEGETFDAYLVTGSKADSFGTDPWITTLKAYLLKLYERGEKLLGVCFGHQVLALVLGGKTARADQGWGLGIHRYSLAAHAPWMDPEVSELTLLISHQDQVTELPEGATVIASSDFCPNAAYHIRDQVLCFQGHPEFVHDYSRALLDARQEVLGEEVYQRAIASLEEDHQGDLVGEWMLRFIGHSDKAKENAA, via the coding sequence ATGTCGTTACGCATCTGCATCCTGGAAACCGATGTCCTGCGACCGGAGTTGACCGCGCAGTATCAGGGCTACGGAAGGATGTTCGAGCAGCTGTTCTCGCGTCAGCCGATCGCAGCGCAGTTTCGCGTCTATAACGTGATGAACGGCGAGTACCCTCCCGAAGGCGAAACCTTCGATGCGTACCTGGTGACCGGCAGCAAGGCGGATTCGTTCGGCACCGATCCCTGGATCACGACGCTGAAGGCCTACCTGCTCAAGCTCTACGAACGTGGCGAGAAGCTGCTGGGCGTGTGTTTCGGCCACCAGGTACTGGCGCTGGTGCTTGGCGGCAAGACCGCGCGGGCCGATCAGGGCTGGGGCCTGGGGATCCACCGTTATTCCTTGGCCGCCCACGCCCCGTGGATGGATCCCGAGGTGTCCGAGCTGACCCTGCTGATCAGCCACCAGGACCAGGTGACCGAATTGCCTGAGGGTGCCACGGTCATCGCCTCCAGCGATTTCTGCCCCAACGCGGCCTACCATATCCGCGATCAGGTGCTGTGCTTCCAGGGGCATCCAGAGTTCGTCCATGATTACTCCCGCGCCTTGCTCGACGCGCGCCAGGAGGTGTTGGGCGAAGAAGTCTACCAGCGGGCGATCGCCAGCCTCGAGGAAGACCACCAGGGCGATCTGGTGGGCGAATGGATGCTGCGGTTCATCGGTCACTCGGACAAGGCCAAGGAAAACGCGGCCTAG
- a CDS encoding MFS transporter: MPPIPYWRLSSFYLFYFALLGSTAPFLALYFDHLGFSPARIGELVAIPMLMRCIAPNLWGWLGDRSGQRLLIVRLGALSTLATFSLIFVDKSYAWLALVMALHAFFWHAVLPQFEVITLAHLHGQTSRYSQVRLWGSIGFILTVVGLGRLFEWLSLDIYPLALVTIMAGIFVASLWVPNAQPAEHAERKGAGGFLRQLRAPGVLAFYACVALMQLSHGPYYTFLTLHLERLGYTRGAIGLLWALGVVAEVLVFMAMSRIFAKVSVRHVLLASFLLAALRWLLLGNLADIPAVLVFAQVLHAATFGCFHAAAIAFVQASFGARQQGQGQALYAALSGTGGALGALYSGYSWKLLGPAFTFGMASIAALAAAVIIAFCSKQTRTSP, encoded by the coding sequence ATGCCCCCGATCCCTTACTGGCGCCTGTCCAGCTTCTATCTCTTCTATTTCGCCCTGCTCGGATCCACCGCTCCGTTTCTGGCGCTGTACTTCGACCATCTAGGCTTCTCACCGGCGCGTATCGGCGAACTGGTGGCCATCCCCATGCTGATGCGCTGCATCGCCCCGAACCTGTGGGGCTGGCTGGGGGACCGCAGCGGCCAGCGGTTGCTGATCGTTCGCCTGGGCGCCTTGTCGACCCTGGCCACTTTCTCGTTGATCTTCGTCGACAAAAGCTATGCCTGGCTGGCGCTGGTGATGGCCTTGCACGCGTTCTTCTGGCATGCCGTACTGCCGCAGTTCGAAGTGATCACCCTGGCGCACCTGCACGGGCAAACCTCACGCTACAGCCAGGTGCGCCTGTGGGGCTCGATCGGTTTCATCCTCACCGTGGTGGGCCTGGGCCGGCTGTTCGAATGGCTGAGCCTGGATATCTATCCGCTGGCGTTGGTGACCATCATGGCGGGTATTTTCGTCGCCAGCCTGTGGGTGCCCAACGCCCAGCCGGCCGAGCATGCCGAGCGCAAGGGGGCAGGGGGCTTCCTGAGGCAGTTGAGGGCGCCAGGCGTGCTGGCGTTCTACGCGTGCGTGGCGCTGATGCAGCTCAGCCACGGCCCTTACTACACCTTCCTCACCCTGCATTTGGAGCGCTTGGGCTACACCCGTGGCGCCATCGGCTTGCTGTGGGCGCTGGGGGTGGTGGCCGAAGTGCTGGTGTTCATGGCCATGAGCCGGATCTTCGCCAAGGTATCGGTGCGCCATGTGCTGCTGGCGAGCTTCCTGCTGGCGGCGCTGCGTTGGCTGCTGTTGGGTAATCTGGCGGATATTCCGGCTGTGCTGGTATTCGCCCAGGTGCTGCACGCGGCGACGTTTGGCTGCTTCCATGCCGCGGCCATCGCCTTCGTCCAGGCCAGCTTCGGCGCCCGCCAGCAGGGGCAGGGCCAAGCCCTGTACGCGGCGCTGTCTGGCACCGGCGGCGCCCTGGGCGCGTTGTATTCGGGCTACAGCTGGAAACTGCTGGGCCCGGCCTTCACCTTTGGTATGGCCAGCATCGCGGCACTGGCCGCAGCCGTTATCATTGCCTTTTGTTCGAAACAGACCAGGACCAGCCCCTGA